One Thunnus albacares chromosome 12, fThuAlb1.1, whole genome shotgun sequence genomic region harbors:
- the LOC122993909 gene encoding choline transporter-like protein 5-A isoform X1, with protein MAPHRYIQSSSAAVQSVTAAEAAPPGPFYGEPHKFDPSFRGPVRRRSCTDVLCCLIFIIVIFSYVALGIVAWLHGDPRKVLHPTDSYGQFCGQKGTSNAKKPILFYFNILKCANPAILINLQCPTTQMCVSKCPDKFATYTEMQLQHKLSKSYWEYYRQFCKPGFNNPDKPVSQVLRDEDCPSMIVPSRPFLQRCLPDFITLNGTVTVANRTRFKDALEMARSVTELQDAAKGITGLVDTKELGMKIVEDYAKSWAWILIGLLISLAVSLVFILLLRFTAGLLLWVTIISVILLLAYGMWYCSMELSQLKHRPGSDVAIVEVGLQSDLQVYLQLRQTWIILLVSLGVTEASILLMLIFLRRRVRVAIALLREASKAIGHIMSTLFYPVITFLLLTVCISYWTVTSVYLASSGEAVYKVMSPDVSCPYANSTCNPETFNRSNISKAESCLGSQCLFAFYGGETSYHRYLFLLQLSNLLIFLWLVNFSLALEQCTLAGTFSSYYWAKRKPQDIPACPLFSSFSRAIRYHTGSLAFGALILSIVQLVRIILEYLEQKLRGLDNSLSRFIMCCLKCCFWCLEKFIRYMNRNAYIMVAIYGKNFCTSAREAFFLLMRNMVRVAVLDRVTDFLLFLGKVLIAGGVGVVAFLFFTREIPVIQEEVPNLNYYWIPLLTVVIGAYLIAHGFFSVYAMCVDTLFLCFLLDQEMNNGSLARPYHMTSSLRRTICRHLRKGIHRKKHKEKPRGFNYFYHRT; from the exons CCTGGTTACATGGGGACCCCAGAAAGGTGCTGCATCCAACAGACAGCTATGGCCAGTTCTGTGGTCAGAAGGGAACTTCCAATGC GAAGAAACCCATCCTGTTCTATTTCAACATCTTGAAATGTGCCAACCCTGCTATACTCATCAACCTACAGTGCCCCACAACTCAG ATGTGCGTGTCAAAGTGCCCAGACAAGTTTGCCACCTACACTGAGatgcagctgcagcacaaactCAGCAAGAGTTACTGGGAATATTACAGACAGTTCTGTAAGCCTGGCTTTAATAACCCTGACAAG CCAGTATCTCAGGTTCTACGAGACGAGGACTGTCCCTCTATGATTGTACCAAGTAGACCAT ttctTCAGAGATGTCTACCAGACTTCATCACTCTGAATGGGACGGTGACTGTGGCGAACAGGACGAGGTTTAAAGATGCTCTGGAAATGGCACGCAGTGTTACTGAACTCCAAGACGCTGCCAA AGGTATAACAGGACTCGTGGACACTAAGGAGCTGGGCATGAAGATAGTGGAAGATTATGCCAAGTCATGGGCATGGATACTCAT AGGTCTGCTGATATCACTGGCTGTTAGTCTGGTCTTCATCCTGCTGCTGAGATTCACAGCTGGGCTGCTGCTGTGGGTTACCATCATCTCTGTCATACTGCTGCTGGCATATG gtaTGTGGTACTGCTCCATGGAGTTGTCCCAGCTCAAACACAGACCAGGCTCTGATGTAGCCATTGTAGAAGTGGGCTTGCAGAGTGACCTGCAGGTCTATCTACAGCTCAGACAAACATGGATCATTTTAT TGGTGTCTCTTGGAGTGACAGAAGCCTCCATCTTGCTGATGTTGATCTTCTTGAGGAGAAGAGTCCGGGTGGCCATCGCCTTGCTCAGGGAGGCCAGCAA AGCCATCGGTCACATCATGTCCACTCTCTTCTACCCAGTCATCACATTTCTCTTGCTGACTGTTTGTATCTCCTATTGGACTGTCACTTCTGT TTATCTAGCATCCTCAGGTGAAGCTGTCTACAAAGTGATGTCTCCTGATGTGAGCTGCCCCTATGCCAACAGTACTTGCAACCCGGAG ACATTCAACAGAAGCAACATCTCCAAAGCAGAGTCCTGTTTGGGTTCTCAGTGTCTGTTTGCGTTCTACGGTGGCGAGACGTCCTACCACCGTTACCTCTTCCTGCTGCAGCTGTCCAACTTGCTCATCTTTCTCTGGCTGGTCAACTTCAGCTTGGCCCTGGAGCAGTGCACTCTGGCTGGGACATTTTCTAGCTACTACTGGGCCAAGAGGAAGCCTCAGGATATCCCCGCATGTCCACTGTTCTCATCCTTCAGCAGGGCAATCAG GTATCATACAGGATCTTTGGCATTTGGGGCTCTCATTCTCTCTATTGTCCAACTTGTCCGGATCATACTGGAGTACCTGGAGCAGAAACTAAGAg GTTTGGACAACAGCCTGTCCAGATTCATAATGTGTTGTCTGAAATGCTGTTTCTGGTGTTTGGAGAAATTCATACGATACATGAACCGAAATGCTTACATCATG GTGGCGATCTATGGGAAGAACTTTTGTACTTCAGCCAGAGAAGCCTTCTTCTTGCTGATGAGGAATATGGTCAG GGTTGCAGTTCTTGACAGAGTGACTGACTTTCTGTTGTTTCTGGGTAAAGTGCTGATAGCAGGAGGAGTCG gtgtggtAGCATTCCTCTTCTTCACAAGGGAAATTCCTGTTATCCAGGAGGAAGTGCCCAATCTCAACTACTATTGGATCCCCCTACTG ACAGTCGTGATCGGTGCCTACCTGATTGCTCATGGTTTCTTCAGCGTCTATGCCATGTGTGTTGACAcgctcttcctctgcttct TGCTCGACCAGGAGATGAATAACGGCTCATTGGCCCGTCCTTATCACATGACCAGCTCCCTCAGGAGGACCATTTGTAGACATCTAAGGAAAGGCAttcatagaaaaaaacataaggAAAAACCAAGAggctttaattatttttatcataGAACGTAA
- the atg10 gene encoding ubiquitin-like-conjugating enzyme ATG10 → MSLCLLDEKNFHQCCQLLLQQSDELRDGWSWEPIQGSEEGYLRKTAVRSVFIDASTKWDQEESRSNSETHTSCDSRPDQEKEQCALAASGDADIIKGDIDEDDDEDNGVCVVAAGSSQVLQYEYHILYSCSYSSPVLYFRAFTLEGKSLSLEEVWSSVHPNFRLRLQHSPLNTITQQEHPLLGQPFFMLHPCRTEDFMRPVLQAAQEQHRPVNYVLTWLSVVGPLVGLDIPLKYSIQLHHATSPGSSKPD, encoded by the exons ATGAGCTTGTGCCTGCTGGATGAGAAGAACTTCCATCAGTGCTGTCAGCTCCTCCTGCAGCAGTCAGATGAGCTGAGAGACGGCTGGAGCTGGGAACCAATCCAG GGTTCAGAGGAGGGCTACCTGAGGAAGACTGCTGTCAGATCAGTCTTCATCGATGCAAGCACAAAGTGGGACCAGGAAGAATCCAGGTCAAACTCAGAAACTCACACTTCTTGTGACTCCAGGCCTGATCAGGAGAAGGAACAG TGTGCTCTGGCTGCTTCTGGTGATGCTGATATCATCAAAGGTGACatagatgaagatgatgatgaagacaaCGGCGTCTGTGTGGTGGCTGCAGGCAGCAGCCAGGTGCTTCAATATGAGTATCACATCCTGTACTCCTGCAGCTACAGCAGTCCTGTGCTCTATTTCAGAGCCTTCACTCTCG aggGGAAGAGCCTGTCTTTAGAGGAGGTGTGGAGCTCTGTGCATCCGAACTTCAGGCTTCGACTCCAGCACAGTCCTCTGAATACCATCACCCAGCAG gagCATCCCCTGCTAGGTCAGCCTTTCTTTATGCTCCACCCCTGTAGAACAGAGGATTTCATGAGGCCTGTGCTGCAGGCGGCTCAGGAACAACACAG gcCAGTGAACTATGTGTTGACGTGGCTCAGTGTAGTGGGTCCTCTGGTGGGTTTGGACATTCCTCTGAAGTACTCCATCCAGCTCCATCATGCAACCTCACCCGGCAGCTCCAAGCCAGACTGA
- the LOC122993909 gene encoding choline transporter-like protein 5-A isoform X2: MAPHRYIQSSSAAVQSVTAAEAAPPGPFYGEPHKFDPSFRGPVRRRSCTDVLCCLIFIIVIFSYVALGIVAWLHGDPRKVLHPTDSYGQFCGQKGTSNAKKPILFYFNILKCANPAILINLQCPTTQMCVSKCPDKFATYTEMQLQHKLSKSYWEYYRQFCKPGFNNPDKPVSQVLRDEDCPSMIVPSRPFLQRCLPDFITLNGTVTVANRTRFKDALEMARSVTELQDAAKGITGLVDTKELGMKIVEDYAKSWAWILIGLLISLAVSLVFILLLRFTAGLLLWVTIISVILLLAYGMWYCSMELSQLKHRPGSDVAIVEVGLQSDLQVYLQLRQTWIILLVSLGVTEASILLMLIFLRRRVRVAIALLREASKAIGHIMSTLFYPVITFLLLTVCISYWTVTSVYLASSGEAVYKVMSPDVSCPYANSTCNPETFNRSNISKAESCLGSQCLFAFYGGETSYHRYLFLLQLSNLLIFLWLVNFSLALEQCTLAGTFSSYYWAKRKPQDIPACPLFSSFSRAIRYHTGSLAFGALILSIVQLVRIILEYLEQKLRGLDNSLSRFIMCCLKCCFWCLEKFIRYMNRNAYIMVAIYGKNFCTSAREAFFLLMRNMVRVAVLDRVTDFLLFLGKVLIAGGVGVVAFLFFTREIPVIQEEVPNLNYYWIPLLTVVIGAYLIAHGFFSVYAMCVDTLFLCFCDDLERNDGSSEKPFLMSPELHRILGKSSSVSR, encoded by the exons CCTGGTTACATGGGGACCCCAGAAAGGTGCTGCATCCAACAGACAGCTATGGCCAGTTCTGTGGTCAGAAGGGAACTTCCAATGC GAAGAAACCCATCCTGTTCTATTTCAACATCTTGAAATGTGCCAACCCTGCTATACTCATCAACCTACAGTGCCCCACAACTCAG ATGTGCGTGTCAAAGTGCCCAGACAAGTTTGCCACCTACACTGAGatgcagctgcagcacaaactCAGCAAGAGTTACTGGGAATATTACAGACAGTTCTGTAAGCCTGGCTTTAATAACCCTGACAAG CCAGTATCTCAGGTTCTACGAGACGAGGACTGTCCCTCTATGATTGTACCAAGTAGACCAT ttctTCAGAGATGTCTACCAGACTTCATCACTCTGAATGGGACGGTGACTGTGGCGAACAGGACGAGGTTTAAAGATGCTCTGGAAATGGCACGCAGTGTTACTGAACTCCAAGACGCTGCCAA AGGTATAACAGGACTCGTGGACACTAAGGAGCTGGGCATGAAGATAGTGGAAGATTATGCCAAGTCATGGGCATGGATACTCAT AGGTCTGCTGATATCACTGGCTGTTAGTCTGGTCTTCATCCTGCTGCTGAGATTCACAGCTGGGCTGCTGCTGTGGGTTACCATCATCTCTGTCATACTGCTGCTGGCATATG gtaTGTGGTACTGCTCCATGGAGTTGTCCCAGCTCAAACACAGACCAGGCTCTGATGTAGCCATTGTAGAAGTGGGCTTGCAGAGTGACCTGCAGGTCTATCTACAGCTCAGACAAACATGGATCATTTTAT TGGTGTCTCTTGGAGTGACAGAAGCCTCCATCTTGCTGATGTTGATCTTCTTGAGGAGAAGAGTCCGGGTGGCCATCGCCTTGCTCAGGGAGGCCAGCAA AGCCATCGGTCACATCATGTCCACTCTCTTCTACCCAGTCATCACATTTCTCTTGCTGACTGTTTGTATCTCCTATTGGACTGTCACTTCTGT TTATCTAGCATCCTCAGGTGAAGCTGTCTACAAAGTGATGTCTCCTGATGTGAGCTGCCCCTATGCCAACAGTACTTGCAACCCGGAG ACATTCAACAGAAGCAACATCTCCAAAGCAGAGTCCTGTTTGGGTTCTCAGTGTCTGTTTGCGTTCTACGGTGGCGAGACGTCCTACCACCGTTACCTCTTCCTGCTGCAGCTGTCCAACTTGCTCATCTTTCTCTGGCTGGTCAACTTCAGCTTGGCCCTGGAGCAGTGCACTCTGGCTGGGACATTTTCTAGCTACTACTGGGCCAAGAGGAAGCCTCAGGATATCCCCGCATGTCCACTGTTCTCATCCTTCAGCAGGGCAATCAG GTATCATACAGGATCTTTGGCATTTGGGGCTCTCATTCTCTCTATTGTCCAACTTGTCCGGATCATACTGGAGTACCTGGAGCAGAAACTAAGAg GTTTGGACAACAGCCTGTCCAGATTCATAATGTGTTGTCTGAAATGCTGTTTCTGGTGTTTGGAGAAATTCATACGATACATGAACCGAAATGCTTACATCATG GTGGCGATCTATGGGAAGAACTTTTGTACTTCAGCCAGAGAAGCCTTCTTCTTGCTGATGAGGAATATGGTCAG GGTTGCAGTTCTTGACAGAGTGACTGACTTTCTGTTGTTTCTGGGTAAAGTGCTGATAGCAGGAGGAGTCG gtgtggtAGCATTCCTCTTCTTCACAAGGGAAATTCCTGTTATCCAGGAGGAAGTGCCCAATCTCAACTACTATTGGATCCCCCTACTG ACAGTCGTGATCGGTGCCTACCTGATTGCTCATGGTTTCTTCAGCGTCTATGCCATGTGTGTTGACAcgctcttcctctgcttct GTGACGACTTGGAGAGGAATGATGGCAGCTCAGAAAAACCTTTCCTCATGTCCCCAGAGCTGCACAGAATTCTGGGAAAATCCAGCTCAGTTTCACGCTGA